One Lycium barbarum isolate Lr01 chromosome 5, ASM1917538v2, whole genome shotgun sequence genomic window carries:
- the LOC132642079 gene encoding probable apyrase 6 isoform X1, with product MRRSNARKLNNNNPITTTTTSNTMDSAKFQYRPNRSSNRNNSKSNRNIVCYTSIVFVIAFICYVFVFSSKIRFSVVKKYRIVIDGGSTGTRIHVFEYEVRDGGVPLFDFGDKGLVSMRVNPGLSSYELDPEMASESVIKLVEFGKKKVPKEYWSETEIRLMATAGMRLLDLDVQEKILEVCRGVLRDSGFKFKDDWASVISGSDEGLYAWVIANYALGTLGSDPLQTTGIIELGGASAQVTFVSNEPMPQEYTRTIKFRNFTYKIYSHSLLQFGQNVAFDLLLESLVARGQDQAAQSVKLMDPCSPRGYTHNIRSLKLSPSSFADKNAGLYPSGNFSECRSASLSLLQKGRESCRYKSCYIGSTFMPKLQGNFLATENFFHTSKFFGLPQKAFLSDLMAAGKSFCEEDWSRLKSKYHSLQEEDLHRYCFSSAYILALLHDSLGIALDDDRIGYANQVENIPLDWALGAFILQSTAELDKEHSGWFANMFSEDSLILLLFFAFFILVMFTAWYVSKWRKPQLKTIYDLEKGKYIVTRIGRCS from the exons ATGCGCCGATCCAATGCCCGtaaattaaataataataatcctattactactactactacttctAATACAATGGATTCGGCGAAATTTCAATATCGACCCAACAGATCTTCAAATCGAAACAATTCTAAATCGAACAGAAACATTGTTTGTTACACTTCTATAGTGTTTGttatcgctttcatatgttacgtTTTCGTGTTTTCGAGTAAAATTAGGTTTTCTGTGGTTAAGAAATATAGGATTGTGATTGACGGAGGAAGTACAGGTACGAGGATTCATGTGTTTGAGTACGAGGTAAGGGATGGCGGTGTACCTCTGTTTGATTTTGGGGATAAAGGTTTGGTTTCAATGAGGGTGAATCCCGGGTTATCCAGTTATGAATTGGACCCGGAAATGGCTAGTGAATCGGTGATCAAGTTGGTTGAATTTGGGAAGAAAAAAGTACCTAAGGAATATTGGAGTGAAACTGAGATTAGGTTAATGGCTACTGCTGGAATGAGGTTGTTGGATTTGGATGTTCAGGAGAAGATTCTAGAAGTTTGTCGAGGGGTACTTAGGGATTCGGGTTTTAAGTTTAAGGATGATTGGGCTTCTGTTATTTCAG GATCTGATGAGGGTTTATATGCCTGGGTTATTGCTAATTATGCCCTTGGAACTCTTGGTAGTGATCCTTTGCAAACAACTGGAATAATTGAACTTGGTGGTGCATCTGCCCAG GTGACTTTTGTTTCTAATGAGCCTATGCCCCAAGAATATACTCGTACGATTAAATTCAGAAACTTTACCTACAAGATCTACAGTCATAGCTTGCTTCAATTTGGTCAG AACGTAGCATTTGACTTACTCTTGGAGTCCCTTGTTGCGAGGGGCCAAGATCAAG CTGCTCAAAGTGTTAAGCTGATGGATCCTTGTTCTCCTCGAGGATATACACACAATATAAGGTCATTGAAGCTCTCCCCCAGTAGTTTTGCGGATAAGAATGCAGGACTGTATCCCAGCGGTAACTTCTCAGAGTGCAGGTCTGCCTCACTATCACTGTTGCAGAAAGGCAGAG AGAGTTGCCGTTATAAAAGCTGCTACATTGGGTCAACTTTTATGCCAAAGCTCCAGGGAAATTTTTTGGCTACAGAAAATTTTTTCCACACTTCCAAG TTTTTTGGTTTGCCACAAAAAGCTTTTCTTTCTGATCTTATGGCTGCTGGAAAAAGTTTTTGCGAAGAGGACTGGTCAAGGTTGAAAAGCAAGTACCACTCCCTTCAAGAGGAGGATTTGCATCGTTATTGCTTCTCTTCAGCATATATATTGGCATTACTTCATGATAGTCTTGGAATTGCTTTGGATGATGATAG GATTGGATATGCTAATCAAGTTGAAAATATTCCACTTGATTGGGCATTGGGAGCATTCATCTTGCAGAGCACGGCTGAGTTGGACAAAGAGCATTCCGGGTGGTTTGCAAATATGTTCAGTGAGGACTCTCTTATTTTGCTTCTCTTCTTTGCCTTTTTCATTTTGGTGATGTTCACAGCATGGTATGTGTCAAAGTGGAGAAAGCCACAATTGAAGACTATATATGATCTAGAGAAAGGAAAGTACATAGTCACACGTATTGGTAGATGTTCATAG
- the LOC132642079 gene encoding probable apyrase 5 isoform X2 → MRRSNARKLNNNNPITTTTTSNTMDSAKFQYRPNRSSNRNNSKSNRNIVCYTSIVFVIAFICYVFVFSSKIRFSVVKKYRIVIDGGSTGTRIHVFEYEVRDGGVPLFDFGDKGLVSMRVNPGLSSYELDPEMASESVIKLVEFGKKKVPKEYWSETEIRLMATAGMRLLDLDVQEKILEVCRGVLRDSGFKFKDDWASVISGSDEGLYAWVIANYALGTLGSDPLQTTGIIELGGASAQVTFVSNEPMPQEYTRTIKFRNFTYKIYSHSLLQFGQNVAFDLLLESLVARGQDQAAQSVKLMDPCSPRGYTHNIRSLKLSPSSFADKNAGLYPSGNFSECRSASLSLLQKGRESCRYKSCYIGSTFMPKLQGNFLATENFFHTSKFFGLPQKAFLSDLMAAGKSFCEEDWSRLKSKYHSLQEEDLHRYCFSSAYILALLHDSLGIALDDDRIGYANQVENIPLDWALGAFILQSTAELDKEHSGWFANMFRAEAIFLHLWIRQKDQSGSAASAKNLCALCCLVPRASDAILRRK, encoded by the exons ATGCGCCGATCCAATGCCCGtaaattaaataataataatcctattactactactactacttctAATACAATGGATTCGGCGAAATTTCAATATCGACCCAACAGATCTTCAAATCGAAACAATTCTAAATCGAACAGAAACATTGTTTGTTACACTTCTATAGTGTTTGttatcgctttcatatgttacgtTTTCGTGTTTTCGAGTAAAATTAGGTTTTCTGTGGTTAAGAAATATAGGATTGTGATTGACGGAGGAAGTACAGGTACGAGGATTCATGTGTTTGAGTACGAGGTAAGGGATGGCGGTGTACCTCTGTTTGATTTTGGGGATAAAGGTTTGGTTTCAATGAGGGTGAATCCCGGGTTATCCAGTTATGAATTGGACCCGGAAATGGCTAGTGAATCGGTGATCAAGTTGGTTGAATTTGGGAAGAAAAAAGTACCTAAGGAATATTGGAGTGAAACTGAGATTAGGTTAATGGCTACTGCTGGAATGAGGTTGTTGGATTTGGATGTTCAGGAGAAGATTCTAGAAGTTTGTCGAGGGGTACTTAGGGATTCGGGTTTTAAGTTTAAGGATGATTGGGCTTCTGTTATTTCAG GATCTGATGAGGGTTTATATGCCTGGGTTATTGCTAATTATGCCCTTGGAACTCTTGGTAGTGATCCTTTGCAAACAACTGGAATAATTGAACTTGGTGGTGCATCTGCCCAG GTGACTTTTGTTTCTAATGAGCCTATGCCCCAAGAATATACTCGTACGATTAAATTCAGAAACTTTACCTACAAGATCTACAGTCATAGCTTGCTTCAATTTGGTCAG AACGTAGCATTTGACTTACTCTTGGAGTCCCTTGTTGCGAGGGGCCAAGATCAAG CTGCTCAAAGTGTTAAGCTGATGGATCCTTGTTCTCCTCGAGGATATACACACAATATAAGGTCATTGAAGCTCTCCCCCAGTAGTTTTGCGGATAAGAATGCAGGACTGTATCCCAGCGGTAACTTCTCAGAGTGCAGGTCTGCCTCACTATCACTGTTGCAGAAAGGCAGAG AGAGTTGCCGTTATAAAAGCTGCTACATTGGGTCAACTTTTATGCCAAAGCTCCAGGGAAATTTTTTGGCTACAGAAAATTTTTTCCACACTTCCAAG TTTTTTGGTTTGCCACAAAAAGCTTTTCTTTCTGATCTTATGGCTGCTGGAAAAAGTTTTTGCGAAGAGGACTGGTCAAGGTTGAAAAGCAAGTACCACTCCCTTCAAGAGGAGGATTTGCATCGTTATTGCTTCTCTTCAGCATATATATTGGCATTACTTCATGATAGTCTTGGAATTGCTTTGGATGATGATAG GATTGGATATGCTAATCAAGTTGAAAATATTCCACTTGATTGGGCATTGGGAGCATTCATCTTGCAGAGCACGGCTGAGTTGGACAAAGAGCATTCCGGGTGGTTTGCAAATATGTTCA GAGCAGAAGCCATTTTCCTGCATCTGTGGATAAGGCAAAAGGACCAAAGTGGATCAGCTGCCTCTGCCAAGAATCTCTGTGCACTTTGTTGCTTGGTACCCCGAGCAAGTGATGCTATACTTCGGCGTAAGTGA
- the LOC132642080 gene encoding uncharacterized protein LOC132642080 isoform X1, whose translation MGDCLVVHMDGLEGPQMVGPSTSIAVDEKEEEEAPLIGRGECRICQEEDSLDKLETPCACSGSLKYTHRACVQHWCNEKGDITCEICHQQYQPGYTVPPRTVVEETIIDIGGGWQISGTPLDLHDPRVLAIAEAERQLLEAEYDDYNSANASGAAFCRSAALILMALLLLRHALPMTDTDGDDEDPTAFFSLFLLRAVGFLFPCYIMLWAISILQQRRQREEAAALAATQFAFVLHSGQSRGVQFTIASAAPATPAAPASVDHV comes from the exons ATGGGAGATTGTTTAGTGGTGCACATGGATGGGCTTGAGGGTCCGCAAATGGTGGGACCATCTACGTCAATAGCTGTAGacgagaaggaggaggaggaggcgCCGCTAATTGGTAGAGGAGAGTGCAGGATTTGCCAGGAGGAAGATTCTTTGGACAAGTTGGAGACTCCCTGTGCTTGCAGCGGAAGTCTCAAG TACACACACCGAGCATGTGTTCAACACTGGTGCAATGAGAAGGGGGATATTACTTGTGAGATTTGCCATCAG CAATACCAGCCTGGTTATACTGTTCCTCCTCGAACTGTGGTTGAGGAGACAATTATTGATATTGG CGGAGGATGGCAAATCTCAGGTACTCCTTTGGATTTACATGATCCTCGCGTCTTGGCAATTGCAGAGGCTGAACGCCAACTTCTGGAAGCTGAATACGATGATTACAATTCTGCAAATGCAAGTGGTGCCGCATTCTGCCGATCCGCTGCTTTAATT TTGATGGCTCTTCTACTATTGCGCCATGCATTACCAATGACAGACACGGATGGAGACGATGAAGATCCAACTGCTTTCTTTTCG CTTTTCTTGCTTCGGGCAGTTGGCTTTCTTTTTCCCTGCTACATCATGCTCTGGGCCATCAGCATTTTGCAGCAGCGTAGGCAAAGAGAG GAAGCTGCAGCATTGGCAGCAACACAATTTGCATTTGTGTTACACTCTGGACAGTCGAGAGGTGTACAGTTTACCATAGCATCAGCTGCACCAGCTACACCAGCAGCGCCTGCTTCAGTGGATCATGTTTAA
- the LOC132642080 gene encoding uncharacterized protein LOC132642080 isoform X2 yields MGDCLVVHMDGLEGPQMVGPSTSIAVDEKEEEEAPLIGRGECRICQEEDSLDKLETPCACSGSLKYTHRACVQHWCNEKGDITCEICHQQYQPGYTVPPRTVVEETIIDIGGGWQISGTPLDLHDPRVLAIAEAERQLLEAEYDDYNSANASGAAFCRSAALILMALLLLRHALPMTDTDGDDEDPTAFFSLFLLRAVGFLFPCYIMLWAISILQQRRQREVFGVRGSKHLILTMNSGIDSSNI; encoded by the exons ATGGGAGATTGTTTAGTGGTGCACATGGATGGGCTTGAGGGTCCGCAAATGGTGGGACCATCTACGTCAATAGCTGTAGacgagaaggaggaggaggaggcgCCGCTAATTGGTAGAGGAGAGTGCAGGATTTGCCAGGAGGAAGATTCTTTGGACAAGTTGGAGACTCCCTGTGCTTGCAGCGGAAGTCTCAAG TACACACACCGAGCATGTGTTCAACACTGGTGCAATGAGAAGGGGGATATTACTTGTGAGATTTGCCATCAG CAATACCAGCCTGGTTATACTGTTCCTCCTCGAACTGTGGTTGAGGAGACAATTATTGATATTGG CGGAGGATGGCAAATCTCAGGTACTCCTTTGGATTTACATGATCCTCGCGTCTTGGCAATTGCAGAGGCTGAACGCCAACTTCTGGAAGCTGAATACGATGATTACAATTCTGCAAATGCAAGTGGTGCCGCATTCTGCCGATCCGCTGCTTTAATT TTGATGGCTCTTCTACTATTGCGCCATGCATTACCAATGACAGACACGGATGGAGACGATGAAGATCCAACTGCTTTCTTTTCG CTTTTCTTGCTTCGGGCAGTTGGCTTTCTTTTTCCCTGCTACATCATGCTCTGGGCCATCAGCATTTTGCAGCAGCGTAGGCAAAGAGAG GTGTTCGGAGTAAGAGGGTCAAAACACTTAATTTTGACCATGAATTCGGGTATAGATTCttcaaatatttaa